The following coding sequences are from one Macaca nemestrina isolate mMacNem1 chromosome 1, mMacNem.hap1, whole genome shotgun sequence window:
- the LOC105474802 gene encoding translation initiation factor IF-2, translating to MEAPEKQWCCFLPRPHLPERWALGREAAPRRPGAGRGGRGGAGRGSRGALTAATRPCWRAARAWPLPEPAGRRGKERPEPSGSLPWDTSCSALGPGRSPHLSGSLPRPPAEVCAGGDIRHPRPAQLRARLGLAAGPGALWVSHVASPGPPRGPAGPESQPGALFSAVLLLRRPQDTRAGGRPERPTGRRGWDGSWNWGCGMERREEAPRAVGRLISDAPCEPPPAEFRAAQPLPSLRDAKGSARTRAFRAWRPRAESPR from the coding sequence ATGGAGGCGCCTGAAAAACAATGGTGTTGCTTTCTCCCCCGCCCGCACCTTCCTGAGCGCTGGGCTCTGGGCCGGGAGGCGGCGCCGCGGAGGCCGGGCGCGGGCCGaggagggcggggcggggccggccGCGGGAGCCGGGGTGCACTCACCGCCGCGACTCGTCCCTGTTGGCGGGCGGCGCGGGCCTGGCCACTGCCGGAGCCCGCCGGACGCCGAGGAAAGGAAAGGCCGGAGCCCTCCGGCTCCCTCCCCTGGGACACTTCCTGCTCCGCTCTAGGACCGGGGAGGTCTCCGCATCTCAGTGGTTCGCTCCCCCGCCCCCCGGCCGAGGTGTGCGCTGGGGGTGACAtccgacacccccggcccgcccagCTCCGCGCGCGCCTGGGCCTGGCCGCCGGGCCGGGGGCTTTGTGGGTCAGCCACGTCGCCTCGCCCGGTCCTCCCCGCGGGCCCGCCGGTCCGGAAAGTCAGCCCGGGGCTCTTTTCTCCGCTGTTCTCCTTCTCCGGCGCCCCCAGGACACGCGGGCCGGTGGACGCCCGGAACGGCCGACCGGGAGGCGCGGCTGGGATGGAAGCTGGAATTGGGGGTGCGGGATGGAGCGGAGGGAGGAGGCCCCGCGCGCCGTCGGCCGCCTCATTTCAGACGCCCCCTGCGAGCCCCCGCCAGCCGAATTCCGGGCCGCCCAGCCCCTCCCGTCGCTGCGGGACGCCAAAGGTAGCGCTCGCACCCGCGCCTTCCGGGCCTGGCGCCCACGTGCGGAGTCCCCGCGTTAG